From a region of the Ovis aries strain OAR_USU_Benz2616 breed Rambouillet chromosome 2, ARS-UI_Ramb_v3.0, whole genome shotgun sequence genome:
- the LOC114113024 gene encoding small ribosomal subunit protein eS1-like: MAVGKNKRLTKGGKKGAKKKVVDPFSKKDWYDVKAPAMFNIRNIGKTLVTRTQGTKIASDGLKGRVFEVSLADLQNDEVAFRKFKLITEDVQGKNCLTNFHGMDLTRDKMCSMVKKWQTMIEAHVDVKTTDGYLLRLFCVGFTKKRNNQIRKTSYAQHQQVRQIRKKMMEIMTREVQTNDLKEVVNKLIPDSIGKDIEKACQSIYPLHDVFVRKVKLLKKPKFELGKLMELHGEGSSSGKATGDETGAKVERADGYEPPVQESV; encoded by the coding sequence ATGGCGGTCGGCAAGAACAAGCGCCTTACGAAAGGAGGCAAAAAGGGAGCCAAGAAGAAAGTGGTTGACCCATTTTCTAAAAAAGATTGGTATGATGTGAAAGCACCAGCTATGTTCAATATAAGGAATATTGGGAAAACGTTGGTCACGAGAACTCAAGGAACCAAAATCGCATCTGATGGCCTCAAAGGTCGTGTTTTTGAAGTGAGTCTTGCTGATCTGCAGAATGATGAAGTAGCATTTAGAAAATTCAAGCTAATTACTGAGGATGTTCAGGGCAAAAACTGCCTGACTAACTTTCATGGTATGGATCTTACCCGTGACAAAATGTGCTCCATGGTCAAAAAATGGCAGACCATGATTGAAGCTCACGTAGACGTCAAGACTACCGATGGTTACTTGCTTCGTCTGTTCTGTGTGGGTTTTACTAAAAAGCGCAACAATCAGATTCGGAAGACCTCTTACGCCCAGCACCAGCAGGTGCGCCAGATCCGCAAGAAGATGATGGAGATCATGACCCGAGAGGTGCAGACCAACGACCTGAAAGAGGTGGTCAATAAACTGATTCCAGATAGCATTGGAAAAGACATAGAAAAGGCTTGCCAATCTATTTATCCACTCCATGATGTCTTCGTTAGAAAAGTAAAATTGCTGAAGAAGCCCAAATTTGAATTGGGAAAACTCATGGAGCTACATGGTGAAGGTAGTAGTTCTGGAAAAGCTACTGGGGATGAGACAGGTGCTAAAGTTGAACGAGCTGATGGATACGAGCCACCAGTCCAAGAATCGGTTTAA